One Synechococcus sp. PCC 7335 DNA window includes the following coding sequences:
- a CDS encoding DUF433 domain-containing protein, producing MVLLWAKAILSIDPEVCHGKPCIRGLRYPVEFILELLSAGMSHAEILSGYDDLEEDDILSALLYAARLYRA from the coding sequence ATGGTATTGCTTTGGGCGAAGGCGATATTATCTATTGATCCAGAGGTCTGTCATGGAAAGCCCTGCATCAGGGGCTTGCGCTACCCAGTAGAATTTATCCTAGAACTACTAAGTGCAGGCATGAGCCATGCAGAGATTCTGTCGGGCTACGATGATTTGGAAGAGGATGATATCCTTTCAGCCCTGTTGTATGCGGCTCGATTATATCGGGCGTGA
- a CDS encoding pentapeptide repeat-containing protein — MNYSTEQTSVEELSKEIREHTGERVVLEGADLGEAKLSNTDLSNANLREADLGIADLTFANLREADLRGANLFGADLRGADLGGADLRGADLVGADLTFADLTFADLRGADLCLADVFGARNLTHEQLTEALLCNTVLPTGISLDPNRDCEG; from the coding sequence ATGAATTATTCGACTGAACAAACCAGCGTTGAAGAACTGAGCAAGGAGATTAGAGAGCATACTGGAGAGCGTGTAGTACTGGAAGGAGCCGACTTGGGTGAGGCTAAATTGAGTAATACCGATTTGAGTAATGCCAACCTGCGCGAAGCCGATCTAGGCATAGCCGACTTGACCTTTGCCAATCTGCGCGAAGCCGACTTGCGTGGAGCCAATCTGTTCGGAGCCGACCTGCGTGGAGCGGACCTGGGTGGAGCCGACTTGCGCGGGGCTGACTTGGTCGGAGCCGACTTGACCTTTGCCGACTTGACCTTTGCTGACCTGCGCGGAGCCGACCTGTGCTTAGCCGACGTGTTCGGAGCTAGAAATCTCACTCATGAGCAGTTAACAGAAGCGCTACTCTGCAACACCGTTCTTCCTACCGGCATTAGCTTAGACCCTAACCGTGACTGCGAGGGATAA
- a CDS encoding RRXRR domain-containing protein, whose translation MSSWLAVPNQHFYHLATLALPLEAEPSGRATQPIAVGIDPGKMFSGVSVQSAKATLFTAHLLLPFKRVKDRMESRAMMRRGRRSRRIDRSLPFELRNHRQKRFDNRKQKKVPPSIKANRQLELRVVTELSQLFPISKIVVEYVKARTKKGCSFSPVQVGQKWAIEQLKKLASVRTLYGWQTATMRDHLGLSKSKNKAEQTPQSHAVDGVALAASEFTEYRKYHRNDSRGADWSGLVNITSANFVVIHRPPVSRRQLHLMVPAKGGNRRKYGGTVTRHGFRKGDLVIAEKKGIQSIGWVSGDTKNQVSVSDFDWKRIAQFTASKVQLLYRSTGLLVNCPQRLSVRNASSVAA comes from the coding sequence TTGAGTTCTTGGCTTGCTGTACCCAATCAGCACTTCTACCATCTAGCGACTTTAGCGCTTCCTTTAGAGGCTGAGCCATCCGGCAGGGCTACCCAGCCAATAGCGGTTGGCATTGATCCAGGAAAGATGTTTTCTGGTGTCTCTGTCCAGTCCGCTAAAGCCACATTGTTTACAGCTCATCTACTTTTGCCGTTCAAACGGGTTAAGGATCGGATGGAGAGTCGCGCCATGATGCGACGTGGTAGGCGTAGTAGGCGAATTGATCGTAGCTTGCCTTTTGAGTTACGGAATCATCGACAGAAGCGGTTTGATAACCGCAAACAGAAGAAAGTGCCCCCTAGCATTAAAGCTAATCGCCAACTGGAGTTAAGGGTTGTGACTGAGTTATCTCAGTTATTCCCTATCTCTAAAATCGTTGTCGAATACGTCAAGGCCCGCACTAAGAAAGGTTGTTCGTTTAGTCCTGTCCAAGTTGGGCAAAAGTGGGCTATTGAACAACTAAAAAAACTTGCTTCTGTTCGTACTCTCTACGGTTGGCAGACTGCCACCATGAGAGACCACTTAGGGCTGAGTAAGTCTAAAAACAAGGCTGAGCAAACCCCACAGTCTCACGCTGTTGATGGTGTAGCCCTAGCCGCTAGCGAGTTTACAGAATACCGCAAGTATCACCGCAATGACTCAAGGGGTGCTGACTGGTCTGGTTTAGTCAATATCACGTCAGCTAACTTTGTAGTCATTCACCGTCCCCCCGTCAGCCGTCGTCAACTTCATCTAATGGTTCCCGCCAAAGGTGGCAATCGTCGGAAGTATGGGGGCACTGTAACCCGCCACGGGTTCAGGAAAGGTGATTTGGTCATTGCTGAAAAGAAAGGTATCCAGTCAATCGGCTGGGTGTCAGGAGATACCAAAAATCAGGTTTCGGTATCGGATTTTGACTGGAAGCGAATCGCACAGTTCACAGCTTCCAAGGTCCAGCTCCTCTATCGCTCTACGGGGTTGCTGGTTAATTGCCCGCAGAGATTGTCAGTCCGCAACGCATCGAGCGTAGCAGCCTGA
- a CDS encoding ParA family protein — MKLITVTSYKGGVTKSTTAIHLATYLSNQGKVLLIDGDPNRTAIAWSERGQLPFDVVDERKAMKIIANYDYAVIDTPARPDSSDLKELAEGCDLLILPTLPDVVSLEPMMQTANDLGDANYRTLIAIVPPKPNRDGETMRTELQEAGVPVFNTMIRRSIGFSKAALAGKPVRDLTGGDRMGWIDYEKLGEEVMELLK, encoded by the coding sequence ATGAAACTCATCACAGTCACTAGCTATAAAGGCGGCGTGACCAAATCGACCACCGCCATCCACTTGGCGACCTATCTCAGTAATCAGGGCAAAGTACTGCTGATTGATGGCGACCCCAATAGAACGGCGATCGCATGGAGTGAAAGAGGTCAGTTACCCTTCGATGTTGTGGACGAGCGTAAAGCGATGAAAATTATCGCGAACTACGACTACGCTGTCATTGATACGCCTGCTCGCCCCGACTCATCAGATCTAAAAGAACTGGCTGAAGGATGCGACTTATTGATATTGCCAACCCTACCCGATGTCGTCTCACTTGAACCGATGATGCAGACCGCCAATGACTTAGGTGACGCGAACTACCGCACCCTCATTGCTATCGTACCGCCGAAGCCGAACCGAGACGGCGAAACGATGCGCACAGAGCTACAAGAAGCTGGTGTGCCAGTATTCAATACAATGATTCGTCGGAGTATTGGCTTTAGCAAAGCAGCTCTAGCCGGGAAGCCTGTTCGTGACCTCACGGGCGGCGATCGGATGGGTTGGATCGACTATGAAAAGCTGGGCGAAGAAGTAATGGAGCTATTGAAGTGA
- a CDS encoding sel1 repeat family protein has protein sequence MSEARFPGYAEYQNQDYEDALPKILLAAEQGNAEAQCMAGTLYQLGLGSAANSDKAVAWYERSSAQGYSVATNNLAGMLAVAGKVEESQRLYALSREQGFIHGPAVGD, from the coding sequence ATGAGTGAAGCACGATTTCCTGGTTATGCTGAATACCAGAATCAAGACTACGAGGACGCCTTGCCGAAGATACTGTTAGCCGCTGAGCAAGGAAACGCAGAAGCGCAATGTATGGCTGGCACCTTGTATCAGCTAGGGTTAGGCTCAGCCGCTAATAGCGACAAAGCAGTGGCATGGTATGAGCGTTCATCAGCGCAAGGCTATAGCGTAGCGACGAACAACTTAGCCGGGATGCTAGCAGTGGCGGGCAAGGTAGAAGAATCGCAGCGGCTCTACGCCCTGTCTCGTGAGCAGGGATTCATTCACGGGCCTGCGGTAGGCGACTAG
- a CDS encoding protelomerase family protein — translation MAKTLEPDLAKAIALCSTEWLKSLLKELLPQVVNVADTAAGHRRARRWDALVKERMVQRGLKTHRQQKNPITDVRRVLKAIDADHPALANVGFTPDEWTEINMPSEQAVSQRSAKPIDDPNEIARRAAVLLQSGDWSELAAGLAVATGRRAAEVIQTAQFEPASDWSVWFTGAVKRRGEPTSLRFELPTLVKAGSVISATRRLRSLLDTQGMSNRDMNRAYSHAIAQACDRCFHDLVPAREGKDNLYTHLFRSVYSTIATFWFCPPEVPELEFRAAIQGHYKVLEAGQTELRRSLAASRHYFDYEISDQVIAAHGGQRKGVRLNEPGVEAIAAFKPTEAVEPAEELVMSRIGITESDKQRVLAIQGELGLGTQQDTMQLILDAADAAISLADNFGCQPIELAEQVEAVNQQIADEQRLNEQLRAKLAEAEKMAGNGAGTHKVIEQSLSMAHEFNSHLKQESERLRKQLTTANDEVAALRAQLTQFQAAQQQLKQLQQLLSIGGTQPNGAISLPVSQPLPMSQPMTAGIEGEHRGASPPAPQERSTPEKGYSDQVEREVAMLIREIMQYNDQQARDDSERWLINQSTLKQLSTRNQAIIKRVLEGELAQELQEHHDHYGLHGRMANRGKDIDVLKAALGIDKC, via the coding sequence ATGGCAAAAACACTTGAGCCCGACTTGGCGAAAGCGATCGCGCTCTGTTCAACGGAGTGGTTGAAGTCACTACTTAAAGAGCTACTGCCGCAAGTGGTAAATGTCGCTGATACAGCCGCTGGCCATCGACGGGCGCGGCGGTGGGATGCGCTCGTAAAAGAACGAATGGTGCAGCGGGGGTTGAAGACGCATAGGCAGCAGAAGAACCCTATTACCGATGTCAGACGAGTACTTAAGGCCATTGATGCCGATCATCCGGCATTAGCTAATGTCGGCTTTACACCTGATGAGTGGACAGAGATCAATATGCCTTCTGAGCAGGCGGTATCGCAGCGCTCTGCGAAGCCGATTGACGACCCCAATGAGATTGCTCGACGCGCCGCTGTACTGTTGCAGTCTGGTGACTGGAGTGAACTGGCAGCAGGCTTAGCGGTAGCGACTGGACGACGCGCTGCTGAGGTGATTCAAACCGCTCAGTTTGAACCCGCTTCTGATTGGTCTGTCTGGTTCACAGGCGCGGTCAAACGACGCGGTGAACCTACATCACTTCGCTTCGAGCTACCGACGCTAGTAAAGGCAGGTAGCGTAATCTCTGCAACTAGACGCTTGCGATCACTGCTCGATACTCAAGGCATGAGTAATCGGGATATGAATCGCGCCTATAGTCATGCGATCGCCCAAGCTTGTGATCGCTGCTTTCACGATTTGGTACCGGCTAGGGAAGGAAAGGACAATCTCTATACCCATCTCTTTCGCTCTGTGTACAGCACGATTGCAACCTTCTGGTTCTGTCCACCGGAGGTGCCAGAACTAGAGTTTAGAGCCGCTATTCAAGGCCACTACAAAGTGTTGGAGGCAGGGCAGACAGAACTTAGGCGATCGCTTGCCGCCAGTCGTCATTACTTCGACTATGAAATCAGCGATCAGGTCATTGCGGCACATGGAGGGCAGCGTAAAGGAGTGCGGTTGAATGAGCCAGGTGTGGAGGCGATCGCCGCGTTTAAACCAACAGAAGCAGTTGAGCCAGCAGAGGAGCTAGTGATGAGTCGGATTGGCATTACCGAGAGCGATAAGCAGCGCGTCTTGGCAATTCAAGGGGAGCTTGGTTTAGGCACTCAGCAGGATACGATGCAGCTCATCTTAGATGCCGCTGATGCCGCTATCTCTTTGGCGGATAACTTCGGCTGTCAGCCTATCGAACTAGCCGAACAGGTAGAGGCGGTGAATCAGCAGATTGCTGATGAGCAGCGACTGAATGAACAGCTGCGAGCGAAGCTGGCTGAAGCCGAGAAGATGGCCGGCAACGGCGCGGGCACTCATAAAGTGATTGAACAGTCTCTCTCAATGGCACATGAGTTTAATAGTCACTTGAAGCAGGAAAGTGAACGGCTTAGAAAACAACTGACCACAGCTAACGATGAGGTCGCCGCACTTCGTGCTCAGCTCACTCAGTTCCAGGCCGCTCAGCAGCAGCTCAAGCAATTACAACAGCTCTTAAGTATTGGGGGCACTCAGCCAAACGGAGCGATCTCGTTACCTGTCAGTCAACCATTGCCTATGAGTCAACCGATGACGGCTGGCATCGAAGGCGAGCATCGTGGGGCCTCTCCCCCAGCTCCGCAAGAACGCTCTACACCGGAAAAAGGCTATTCCGACCAGGTGGAACGCGAAGTGGCTATGCTCATTCGGGAGATTATGCAGTATAACGACCAGCAGGCTAGAGATGACAGCGAAAGATGGTTGATTAACCAATCAACACTCAAGCAGCTCTCTACTCGCAATCAGGCGATCATCAAACGAGTACTCGAAGGCGAATTGGCTCAGGAATTGCAAGAGCATCATGACCACTATGGTCTTCACGGCAGAATGGCTAATCGCGGCAAAGACATCGATGTACTCAAGGCCGCGCTCGGCATCGACAAGTGCTAA
- a CDS encoding WYL domain-containing protein, with the protein MAQPLKEALKSLDGRSADWVQQAKNSIIQQQAFILNYHGKERLIQYAEVVQHDDREYLHCWTAKPGNRPDLPELGHNRLFFVGDDAQLIPTDAKWRSEGLDSIEITFRVCFTYRPKPEDLRIKEIEVVSVDGQSWTRVTQRISNLLWFLQRVSRYGDRCVIESPKEVRDVYLKKIKRVISMYK; encoded by the coding sequence ATGGCTCAGCCTCTAAAGGAAGCGCTAAAGTCGCTAGATGGTAGAAGTGCTGATTGGGTACAGCAAGCCAAGAACTCAATTATTCAGCAGCAGGCATTTATCCTCAATTATCACGGTAAAGAACGGCTCATTCAATATGCAGAGGTTGTGCAACACGATGATAGAGAATACTTGCACTGCTGGACAGCCAAGCCGGGGAATCGCCCCGACCTACCCGAGCTAGGCCACAATAGACTATTTTTTGTTGGGGATGATGCCCAGCTTATTCCGACAGATGCAAAGTGGCGCAGCGAAGGGCTAGATTCTATAGAGATTACTTTCAGGGTCTGTTTTACTTATCGGCCAAAACCTGAAGATCTTAGAATTAAAGAGATCGAAGTGGTGTCTGTTGATGGCCAAAGCTGGACCAGAGTGACCCAACGAATTTCTAACCTGCTATGGTTCCTTCAGCGCGTTTCTCGCTATGGCGATCGCTGCGTGATCGAATCCCCTAAAGAAGTACGCGATGTCTACTTAAAGAAGATAAAGAGGGTAATCTCTATGTACAAATAA